The genomic window AAAGTGCTTGGCGCACTGCTGCGCGATGCGCTCCCCGTGGCGCTCGGCCTCGTTCACCGCAATCAGGTAGCTGTGGCGCTGGCCGAATGTGTTGCTCACTTCGTAGAGCACCGCCTGCAGGCCGCCATCCGGGTGGCCGCAAAAGTACACGCTGAGCGGATTGAATGCGTAGCCCAGGATGCGCGGCATGCTGAGCAGGTGGATGGCGCCGCCCGTGCGCAGGCCCGCGGCATCGAGCTGGCGCTCCACATAGGCACGCAGCGCCATGCCGTCGCCCGCGCCGTAGTCGCTTTCGTGCAGGCTGAACAGGTTGAAGCGGTTGAATGAAAAGAGCCGCAGCCTGCGCGAAAGCGCCGGCAGTTCGTCGACATCGACCAGCAGCGAGAACACGCGGTAGCCCAGCCGGTGGCGCGCCGGGCGCAGCCGCTGGTGCGTTGCGCGGCCAAGATAAAGGGCGGAGCCTTGCTTCAAGCAGCCTCCGCCGCAGCGGCCGGGCGCAGCTTGATGCGGCCCGATTCGTTGGGCACGTTCCATGGGCGGCGCACGCCGCCCAGCGCCTCGGCCACGGCCAGGCCGGCCTGCAACCCGTCTTCATGGAAACCCGATCCGAAGTAGGCCCCACAGAACCAGGTGCGGCGCTGCCCCTGCAGCGACCACAGCTCGTCCTGCGCACGCATGGCGGCCGAGTTGAAAACCGGATGCTCGTACACCTCGCTGCCGATCAGGTGCTCGCGCGCCGGCTCGTGCACGGGGTTGAGCGTGAGAAATAGCGGCGTGCTTTCCGGAATGCCCTGCAGCCTGTTCATCCAGTAGGTCACGCACAAGGCGCCGCAGCGGCTGCGGTCGGCCATGTAGTTCCAGCTCGACCACACCGCGCGGCGCGTGGGCATGAGGCTGGGGTCGCTGTGCAGCACGGCGCGGTTGCGGCTGTAGCCGAAGGCGCCGAGCAGCCGCATTTCTGCGCTGCTTGCGTCCGGCAGCAGGCGCAGCGCCTGGTCGGCGTGGGTGGCCAGCACCACGTGGTCGAACCGCCTTGGCGGCCCGGCGCCTTCGGTGCGCACAAGAACGGCGTCGGCCTCGCGCCGCACCTGAACGGCGGCAGTGTCCAGCCGCAGCCGATCGCCCATGCCGTGGGTAAGCCGCTGCACATAGCGCACGCTGCCGCCCGCCACGGTGCGCCACAGCGGCCGTCCGCCGAGCCTGAGCAGATGGTGGTTCTCGCAAAAGCGCACGAAGGCCTCTGTGGGGT from Variovorax paradoxus includes these protein-coding regions:
- a CDS encoding DUF1365 domain-containing protein codes for the protein MKQGSALYLGRATHQRLRPARHRLGYRVFSLLVDVDELPALSRRLRLFSFNRFNLFSLHESDYGAGDGMALRAYVERQLDAAGLRTGGAIHLLSMPRILGYAFNPLSVYFCGHPDGGLQAVLYEVSNTFGQRHSYLIAVNEAERHGERIAQQCAKHFHVSPFLDLDMRYDFRVEPPDAEREGLRIGITACDAEGAVLTASFDARRRPLGDASLALAFFSHPLLTFKVIAAIHWEALRLWVKGARFRSCPPAPAKPVTIAGTKDS
- a CDS encoding NAD(P)/FAD-dependent oxidoreductase encodes the protein MTIAAAPDTPASLIEAPGGPALDIAVIGSGISGLSAAWLLSQRHRVTLYEADSRPGGHSNTVQVASVAGVTPVDTGFIVYNESAYPNLTALFAHLGVATQPAEMSFAVSLDNGALEYSGSGLGGLFAQRANLPRPRFWSMLYDLVRFYRQAPGDAAHYGLLPLDCYLDARGYGQAFREDHLYPMAAAIWSTPAARIGDYPTEAFVRFCENHHLLRLGGRPLWRTVAGGSVRYVQRLTHGMGDRLRLDTAAVQVRREADAVLVRTEGAGPPRRFDHVVLATHADQALRLLPDASSAEMRLLGAFGYSRNRAVLHSDPSLMPTRRAVWSSWNYMADRSRCGALCVTYWMNRLQGIPESTPLFLTLNPVHEPAREHLIGSEVYEHPVFNSAAMRAQDELWSLQGQRRTWFCGAYFGSGFHEDGLQAGLAVAEALGGVRRPWNVPNESGRIKLRPAAAAEAA